Below is a genomic region from Methanosphaera sp. ISO3-F5.
ACAGTTTCAGTAGCAATATCCAAGACTTTCCTTGGATCCTCAGAAATCCTGATTAAATCATTTTCATTACCAACAGGCTGTTCCAACTGATAAGACTTACCATCAATATACATAAAATCACCATAATGCGCCTGTAACGTATTAAGAGCAGAATTTGATAAACGAATAAGATGCTGTTCATTTTCAAGAGCACTTTCAACAGTATACGGACCCCTTACATCAACACTACTCCTAGGTTGACTAACAGTTGAAATCACAAGATTCTTACTGGCTGGTTCAATAGAAATTTCATTAGAAGAAATGTTAACAGAACCCAATAATGAAACTACAATAGCAAATAATATAATCACAGATATAACAACCGGAAAATGCATACGCATAAACGATTTAAAAATCTGTAACGTAGGAATTTTAGTCTGCTTATACATTCTAAAAGACATTCGAATAATCTTAAAAATATAAAACAATGAAATAAACAATCCTAACAAAATTACTAGAGCAGAAACAAGAGTACCCATATATTTAATAAAAAATAATCCGAATATACCGAATGTAATAAGAGATAAACCCATTATTTCCATTCTTATAGCATTACCTAAATCATCAACCAAAGTTAATCTACCATAACTGATAGCACGATCAACAATAGTTCTAACTACCTCATTAGCCATTATATTAAGTTCTTGAAGGGTTGACATTTCATGAACCATATTACCTATATCAACCTCTTCAATCCTCATACCCTGTGCATCAGCATCCAATACAATACCTATATCTACACCATAATCATGCTCTAAGTCAATCTTATCTAAAAAACTTTTTATTGCAGCAAATTGACCACTTAATGGTTGATCAAAATTTAATTCTGGAAAAAAGAATTGTAATAAAGGTTTTGCTGTTAATTCTGTTACCCTACCTGCTTCTCGTTTAAATTTTGTTTTAGTGATATCGGCATTACCTTCAAGTATAGGTTTAATTATAGCTTCAACTTGATACTGATTAATTTCAGATAAATCTGCATCTAAAAAAAGAACTATTTCATTTGTTACTTTTTTAAGTCCTGTTTTCATTGCAGAACCTTTGCCCTTATTTTTTTCATGCTTCAATAGTATGACATCATTAAATTTAGAAACTATTTTTGATGTGTTATCCGTTGATCCATCATCAACAACTATTATCTGAGTTATTTCACTTACTTTTTTCACTGTTTCTAAAACATGACCTATTGATTTTTCTTCATTAAATGCAGGGATTACAATAGAAACTGTTTTATTAACATAACTTTTAGAGTTGTTAAAAAAAAGTAATGAAGCCAAAATAATTATTATAAATGGCAGTATTTGAAACATGAAATCTCCTTAATTTTTTGTAAATTTTTTAACTATTATTAAGGTATATAAATTATACTATAAAATAGTTTATCTCCAAATGAAAAAAGTTATCAACATAATACATATAAATTAAATCCGAAATAAGATATGTTTAAGAAAGTGAAATCATAGTAGTAACCATAAAGTATAAAAAGGATGAATGATATACCATAATAATAGTAACATAAGTTTTAATAGGGGCCTGTAGCCTAGCCTGGATAGGGCGCGGGACTTCTAATCCCGAGGCCGTGGGTTCAACTCCCACCAGGTCCGCTCATATTAACTTAATAACTATTTTTAAAAACATAATTTACTTAAATTATTATAATTAATATAAATATATTAGATATGGGTTTGTAGCCTAGCCTGGATAGGGCATCAGACTCCTAATCTGAAGATCGGGGGTTCGAATCCCCCCAAATCCGTATTAAATAATAAAAGTCTGATAAAAAAAGAATAGCTAATTTTAAAAAGAGATGTTTAAAAAGAGAAAAATATTATTAGAACATACTTACTCTATTGAACGTCCTAATAAATGACCGATTAATGTAATTATAATCATTGCAACTATAATTAATGCAACTATTGGTACAAAATCCATAATATTACCTCGATTTTATTAAATCCTTAAAAGTTTATAATCAAATATTTAATAATAATAGTATATATTTTTTATTAAATTAAATAAGCGATTTAAACCATTATTAAAAAAAAGGTTTTGAGAAAAAAATTAATCTCAACCATTTTGTCAATTGACATTTTGTCTTAATTGTCTTATACTTTGTAGTACTACCTAAAATTATACATGATTAATTGACCCTACTAGGATCAACATCTTTTCCTTGATAATCCCCATTAACATCAATTAAATACCATTGACCATATTCATTACTGTTTTTATTAATGTTAATAAATAAAGTTCCAACCAATGCATTATTATCAGAATTATAAACTTTTACAGAATATAATCCGTTTTCATCTACTGAACATGATTCCCTATCAGCATAAATTCCAAATGCAAAGTTGCTTTGTGCACCTTGAACTACTGAATTTACTTCAGACCAGGTATTATCATCCACAGATGAATCAGTTACAACTTCATCTCCTTCAGGACGATCATTTCCAGAAGATGATGAGGAACCGTTAGCGTTTGAATCAGTACCAGTAGAAGAACTACCATTAGTACTTGAATCAGTACCAGTAGAAGAACTACCATTAGTACTTGAATCAGCACCGGTAGAAGAACTACCATTAGTATTTGAACCACTATTAGCAGAAGAACTATCACTAGTTGAAGTACTGGCTGATGAAGCACTTCCAGAATCTGATGATGAGGAACCTGAATTACCAGCATTATCACTGCTAGAAGAGGAACCTGAATCAGAACTGCTTGAAGCTGATTCACTATTTGTAGCTGAGCTAGGTATAGTTACAGGATTTTCTGAGTTTACTATGCTACTTTGGGATGTAGCACCTGCTGCTGAACTATCAGGTTGTGTATTCTCAGATTGTTGCTGAGCCTGTTGCTGAGCTTTTGCTTCATCTTTAGCTTGTTGAGCCTGAGCTTCTGCTTGAGCTTGTTGTTTAGCTTGAGTGTTAGCATCTGTTTGAGCTTTTTGTTGACTTTCTTCTGGTGCTGTTAAAACCTCTGTTACTGGTGTATCTTCAGTATTTACACTGGCAAGAGGATTTAATATTTCTTGACCAGGATTGATTTGATAGGTAGCTGCCACAATACCTATAAGAGCTACTATTAAGACGGACAATATAATTTTTTTATCCATCATTTCACCTTATTGATTATTTGTTAGCAGAACACTATGTGTTAAATAATTGTCTATTATATAACGTTTTATAATATATTATATATTATTAGAAAGTATATAAGATTTTTTAATCAATTTTATTAAATTCCGGTATTGCTTTAGTTTTCGTAATATCTGTGATAATAGTTCTAGTTTTATGTTTTTCTGGGTTTTCTACTTGATTAAGTAGTTCTTCAGCATATTTTAGAGCATTTTTATATTTTGTTATTGCGGTTTTTAAATCATCAATTGCATCTGGATCTCCCATGTATAATCTTTCTTCTATATTGAATAATTCTGTGAATTCTTCACCCATCATATGCATATTGATTGAATCGGGTTTGATGAAAATTTTTATTTCAATGTCTTGTGTTATTTCATAGTATTTTCTTGGTCTTCCTCTTTCTATTTTTTGGAATGATGGATATATTAATCCTAATTCTTCCATTGCTTTAAGATGTCCAATAATTGCTTTTTGTCCTACATTTAGTTGTTGTGATATTTGACTTACAAATCTTGGTTCTTCTGTTAGTAATGCAAGTATATCACGTCGTGTTTTACATCCGATTACATCAAGAACAGCTTCTAAATCCATAGTATCACCTTCGATTTTTAATTGAAACTTCTGTATAATATTATATTGACTACAATATATAAATGTTACCTAAGGTAACTAAAATACCGTTAACTTTAAATACTTAAAAATTTAATCTATAATTAACAAAAAATACTTTTATAACTTAGGGTTACTATAATAGTTTAAGCCCTTAAATCTAATAAAATAATAAAAAAAATTATATGATAAAACAAATAAGGGTGAATAAATGAGCGAAGAAAAAAAAATAGAAAAAGAAGAAATCGAAAAAACAACAGAAAACACAGAAGAAACACAAGAAGAAACAGAAGAACCAACAGAAGAAGACATAATACAACAACAAGAAGAAACAATACAACAATACAAAGACAAACTACAAAGAATACATGCAGACTTCGAAAACTACAAAAAAAGATCCGAAAAAGAAAGATTAGAATTCGTAAAATATGCCAATGAAGGACTAATACTAAAAGTACTGGAGGCCTACGAAGATTTAGAAAGAGCATTAGAAGTCAAAGAAGATAAAAACCTAAGAGAAGGTGTAGAACTAATATACAAAAAAATGACCAAAATCTTAGAAGAAGAAGGTGTAGAACCAATAGAAACAGAACACCAAAAATTTGACCCATTCAAACACGAAGCTCTAATGACAGAAAACAACGAAAACTACGAAAACAATGAAATAATACAAGACCTACAAAAAGGTTACACTCTAAACTCAAAAGTAATACGTTACTCTAAAGTAAAAGTATGTAAAAAATAATAACAATTACGATAATAAATAATTAAAAAAAAAGATATAAGGTGATATTTATGGCAGAAGAAAAAGTAATCGGAATAGACTTAGGAACAAGTAACTCAGCAGCAGCTGCACTAATCGGCGGAAAACCAACAATCATACCAAGTGCAGAAGGAGCAACACAATACGGAAAATCATTCCCAAGTTACGTAGCATTCACAGATGACGGAGAAGTGCTAGTAGGAGAACCTGCAAGAAGACAAGCAGTAACAAACCCAGAAAACACCATAAGTGCAATCAAAAGACACATGGGATCAGACTACAAAGTAAACATCAAAGGAAAAGAATACACACCACAAGAAATATCCGCATTAATCCTACAAAAAATCAAAAAAGATGCAGAAGCATTCCTCGGAGAACCAGTACAAAAAGCAGTAATCACAGTACCAGCATACTTTGACGACAACCAAAGGACCGCAACAAAAGATGCAGGAAAAATAGCAGGACTAGAAGTACTAAGATTAGTAAACGAACCTACCGCAGCAAGCCTAGCATATGGATTAGATAAAACTGACGAAGAAGACGTTAACATATTAGTATTCGACTTAGGTGGAGGTACGTTAGATGTAACCATCATGGAATTCGGAGATGGTATCTTTGAAGTAAAATCAACAAGCGGAGACACAAACCTCGGTGGAACCGACATGGATACAGCTCTAATGAAATACTTAGCAGAAGAATTCAAAAAAGAAAATGGCGTTGACTTATTAAACGATGACCAAGCAGCACAAAGACTCAGAGAAGCAGCAGAAAAAGCAAAAATTGAATTATCAACAACACTCACAACAGACATTAACTTACCATTCATTACAGCAACACAAGCAGGACCATTACACTTAAACATGACCCTAACCAGAGCAAAACTAGAAGAACTAGTAGACGGCATTGTACAAAAATGTGGAGCACCAATCAAACAAGCAATAAGCGATGCAAAAATGGCAAACGGAGACATTGACAAAATCATCCTAGTAGGTGGACCTACAAGAATGCCAATCATCCAAAAATACGTAGAAGACTTTGTTGGTCAAAAAGTAGAAAGAGGAATTGACCCAATGGAATGTGTAGCATCCGGAGCATCCATCCAAGGAGGAGTATTAGCTGGAGAAATCGATGACCTCGTATTATTAGATGTAACACCATTATCCTTAGGTATTGAAACCATGGGAGGAGTAGCAACAAAACTCATCGAAAGAAACACAACCATACCAACCAAGAAAAGTCAAATATTCACAACAGCAGCAGATGGTCAGACAAGCGTAGACATACATGTTGTACAAGGGGAAAGACCAATGGCAAACGACAACACAACCCTTGGCAGATTCCAACTAGTAGGTATTCCATCAGCACCAAGAGGAACACCACAAATCGAAGTAACATTCGATATTGATGCAAACGGTATAATCAACGTATCTGCAAAAGACAAAGGAACAGGTAAAGAACAACAAATTACCATCACATCATCCAACAAACTATCCGATGAAGAAATAGAACAAAAAGTAAAAGAAGCAGAAGCACACGCTGAAGAAGACAAAAAACGTCAAGAAGAAATTGAAATCAGAAACAACGCTGACTCATTAGTATACACTACTGACAAAACTTTAGAAGAACTTAAAGAACAATTATCTGAAGACAAACAAAAATTACTCAAAGATCAACAAGCAGAACTTAAAGACGCAATAGAAAAAGATGACATTGATTTAATTAAAGAAAAATCAGAACAATTAGATAAAACCA
It encodes:
- a CDS encoding glycosyltransferase translates to MFQILPFIIIILASLLFFNNSKSYVNKTVSIVIPAFNEEKSIGHVLETVKKVSEITQIIVVDDGSTDNTSKIVSKFNDVILLKHEKNKGKGSAMKTGLKKVTNEIVLFLDADLSEINQYQVEAIIKPILEGNADITKTKFKREAGRVTELTAKPLLQFFFPELNFDQPLSGQFAAIKSFLDKIDLEHDYGVDIGIVLDADAQGMRIEEVDIGNMVHEMSTLQELNIMANEVVRTIVDRAISYGRLTLVDDLGNAIRMEIMGLSLITFGIFGLFFIKYMGTLVSALVILLGLFISLFYIFKIIRMSFRMYKQTKIPTLQIFKSFMRMHFPVVISVIILFAIVVSLLGSVNISSNEISIEPASKNLVISTVSQPRSSVDVRGPYTVESALENEQHLIRLSNSALNTLQAHYGDFMYIDGKSYQLEQPVGNENDLIRISEDPRKVLDIATETVVRDSDLRGLFENTYLVRNIHNDEVANIEADGNQTKLDIINNTTVNVVSQITTQARSAKILSVYVNNTKVAQVTGSFVNGTYLFSVNNETVDSFDLNSSSHGLLYNGTCDGQYVEVVVESSDANSTNLFADSSSKFRFLNINI
- the dnaK gene encoding molecular chaperone DnaK, translating into MAEEKVIGIDLGTSNSAAAALIGGKPTIIPSAEGATQYGKSFPSYVAFTDDGEVLVGEPARRQAVTNPENTISAIKRHMGSDYKVNIKGKEYTPQEISALILQKIKKDAEAFLGEPVQKAVITVPAYFDDNQRTATKDAGKIAGLEVLRLVNEPTAASLAYGLDKTDEEDVNILVFDLGGGTLDVTIMEFGDGIFEVKSTSGDTNLGGTDMDTALMKYLAEEFKKENGVDLLNDDQAAQRLREAAEKAKIELSTTLTTDINLPFITATQAGPLHLNMTLTRAKLEELVDGIVQKCGAPIKQAISDAKMANGDIDKIILVGGPTRMPIIQKYVEDFVGQKVERGIDPMECVASGASIQGGVLAGEIDDLVLLDVTPLSLGIETMGGVATKLIERNTTIPTKKSQIFTTAADGQTSVDIHVVQGERPMANDNTTLGRFQLVGIPSAPRGTPQIEVTFDIDANGIINVSAKDKGTGKEQQITITSSNKLSDEEIEQKVKEAEAHAEEDKKRQEEIEIRNNADSLVYTTDKTLEELKEQLSEDKQKLLKDQQAELKDAIEKDDIDLIKEKSEQLDKTIQEIGAEIYQQAAQAAQAQQQAEQDNANNQQPTDDDDTIDVDFEKK
- the grpE gene encoding nucleotide exchange factor GrpE, translating into MSEEKKIEKEEIEKTTENTEETQEETEEPTEEDIIQQQEETIQQYKDKLQRIHADFENYKKRSEKERLEFVKYANEGLILKVLEAYEDLERALEVKEDKNLREGVELIYKKMTKILEEEGVEPIETEHQKFDPFKHEALMTENNENYENNEIIQDLQKGYTLNSKVIRYSKVKVCKK
- a CDS encoding ArsR/SmtB family transcription factor; this encodes MDLEAVLDVIGCKTRRDILALLTEEPRFVSQISQQLNVGQKAIIGHLKAMEELGLIYPSFQKIERGRPRKYYEITQDIEIKIFIKPDSINMHMMGEEFTELFNIEERLYMGDPDAIDDLKTAITKYKNALKYAEELLNQVENPEKHKTRTIITDITKTKAIPEFNKID